A genomic stretch from Corynebacterium terpenotabidum Y-11 includes:
- a CDS encoding phosphoglycerate kinase: MTVKTIDDLIADGVEGRHVLVRADLNVPLKDGEITDPGRIDASVPTLRRLLDAGARVIVTAHLGRPKGEVNPDFSLAPVAEALSERLDQWVPLAADVTGEDAHERANGLNDGDILLLENVRFDARETSKDAAERAAFAAELAALTADNGAFVSDGFGVVHRAQASVYDVAALLPHYAGGLVESELAVLRKVSENPEKPYVVVLGGSKVSDKLAVIEALAPKVDHLVIGGGMCFTFLAAQGKSVGTSLLQEDMVETCRDLLDRYGDAIVLPTDVVVAPAFAADAAPTTVAVDAIPDDQMGLDVGPASVAAFGEVLRAAKTVFWNGPMGVFEFPAFAEGTRGVAQAIIDATATGAFSVVGGGDSAAAVRTLGLDEDGFSHISTGGGASLEFLEGKELPGIAVLEN; encoded by the coding sequence ATGACCGTGAAGACCATCGACGACCTCATCGCCGACGGTGTCGAAGGACGCCACGTCCTCGTCCGCGCCGACCTCAACGTCCCGCTCAAGGACGGGGAGATCACCGACCCGGGTCGCATCGACGCCTCCGTACCCACCCTGCGCCGCCTGCTGGACGCTGGCGCCCGCGTCATCGTCACCGCCCACCTGGGCCGGCCGAAGGGCGAGGTCAACCCGGACTTCTCCCTCGCCCCGGTCGCTGAGGCCCTGTCCGAGCGCCTCGACCAGTGGGTCCCGCTGGCCGCCGACGTCACCGGGGAGGACGCCCACGAGCGGGCCAACGGCCTCAACGACGGCGACATCCTCCTGCTGGAGAACGTCCGCTTCGACGCCCGCGAGACCTCGAAGGATGCCGCTGAGCGCGCCGCCTTCGCCGCTGAGCTCGCTGCCCTGACCGCCGACAACGGCGCCTTCGTCTCCGACGGCTTCGGTGTGGTCCACCGCGCCCAGGCATCCGTCTACGATGTCGCCGCCCTGCTGCCGCACTACGCCGGCGGTCTGGTCGAATCCGAACTGGCGGTGCTGCGCAAGGTCTCCGAGAACCCGGAGAAGCCCTATGTCGTCGTCCTCGGCGGCTCCAAGGTCTCCGACAAGCTGGCGGTCATCGAGGCCCTGGCCCCGAAGGTCGACCACCTCGTCATCGGTGGCGGCATGTGCTTCACCTTCCTCGCCGCCCAGGGGAAGTCGGTGGGCACCTCGCTGCTGCAGGAGGACATGGTGGAGACCTGCCGTGACCTGCTGGATCGCTACGGTGACGCCATCGTGCTGCCCACCGACGTCGTCGTCGCCCCGGCCTTCGCCGCTGACGCCGCGCCCACCACCGTCGCCGTCGACGCGATTCCCGACGACCAGATGGGTCTCGACGTGGGCCCGGCCTCCGTCGCCGCCTTCGGCGAGGTGCTCCGCGCGGCGAAGACCGTGTTCTGGAACGGCCCGATGGGTGTGTTCGAGTTCCCGGCCTTCGCCGAGGGCACCCGCGGAGTGGCCCAGGCGATCATCGACGCCACCGCCACCGGCGCCTTCTCGGTCGTCGGTGGCGGCGACTCCGCCGCCGCGGTGCGCACCCTCGGCCTGGACGAGGACGGGTTCAGCCACATCTCCACCGGTGGCGGCGCCTCCCTCGAGTTCCTCGAGGGCAAGGAACTGCCCGGTATCGCCGTCCTGGAGAACTAG
- the gap gene encoding type I glyceraldehyde-3-phosphate dehydrogenase — translation MTVRVGINGFGRIGRNFFRALQDSDADLEIVAFNDLTDNKTLASLLKYDSIMGRLGKEVTYDDESITVDGKRLVVTAERDPKNLNWGELGVDIVIESTGFFTDANAAQAHIDAGAKKVIISAPAKNEHGTFVVGVNHTEYDPATQHIISNASCTTNCLAPLAKVLDEEFGIVKGLMTTIHAYTGDQRLHDAPHKDLRRARAAALNVVPTSTGAAKAVSLVLPQLAGKLDGYALRVPVPTGSVTDLTFEAEKPVSVESVNAALKKAAEGELKGILTYSDGEPLVSTDIVGDPASSIFDSGLTKVIGNQVKVVSWYDNEWGYSNRLIDLTAYVAERL, via the coding sequence GTGACGGTACGTGTAGGCATCAACGGCTTCGGCCGCATCGGCCGCAATTTCTTCCGCGCTCTGCAGGACAGTGACGCGGACCTCGAGATCGTCGCCTTCAACGATCTCACCGACAACAAGACCCTCGCCAGCCTGCTGAAGTACGACTCGATCATGGGTCGCCTCGGCAAGGAGGTCACCTACGACGACGAGTCCATCACCGTCGACGGCAAGCGCCTGGTGGTCACCGCTGAGCGGGATCCGAAGAACCTCAACTGGGGTGAGCTGGGGGTGGACATCGTCATCGAGTCCACCGGCTTCTTCACCGACGCGAACGCCGCCCAGGCGCACATCGACGCCGGTGCGAAGAAGGTCATCATCTCCGCCCCGGCGAAGAACGAGCACGGCACCTTCGTCGTCGGCGTCAACCACACCGAGTACGATCCGGCGACCCAGCACATCATCTCCAACGCCTCGTGCACGACCAACTGCCTCGCCCCGCTGGCCAAGGTCCTCGACGAGGAGTTCGGCATCGTCAAGGGTCTGATGACCACCATCCACGCCTACACCGGTGACCAGCGTCTCCACGATGCACCGCACAAGGACCTGCGTCGCGCCCGGGCCGCCGCCCTCAACGTGGTGCCGACCTCCACCGGCGCGGCCAAGGCCGTGTCCCTGGTGCTGCCGCAGCTCGCCGGCAAGCTCGACGGCTACGCCCTGCGCGTCCCGGTGCCGACCGGCTCCGTCACCGACCTCACCTTCGAGGCGGAGAAGCCGGTCAGCGTCGAGTCCGTCAACGCCGCACTGAAGAAGGCCGCCGAGGGCGAGCTCAAGGGCATCCTCACGTACTCCGACGGTGAGCCGCTGGTCTCCACCGACATCGTGGGTGACCCGGCGTCCTCCATCTTCGACTCCGGTCTGACCAAGGTCATCGGCAACCAGGTGAAGGTCGTCTCCTGGTACGACAACGAGTGGGGCTACTCCAACCGCCTCATCGACCTCACCGCCTACGTCGCCGAGCGTCTCTGA
- the whiA gene encoding DNA-binding protein WhiA encodes MSLTAEVRQELLRVTVSHPAVLTAEVASLLRYTCALHLVDGQIVVEAEVEGSGTARRLAAAIEELFHLSAEPGSVPPTPTAGEGGVPGAAEDSVRHRMRWSTGGTELSRRTGLIDRGGHPVRGLPPYIINGTGEQCAAAWRGAFLAHGSVGDPGRPSVMEVTTPSNEAAVALVGAARRLGVTAKTRELRGMFRVVVRDQEGVGSLLEQMGAVRARARWDALCREREAKAGSHRLANFDDANQRRSTRAAAAAATRVERALALLGEDVPEHLFQAGSLRVKHREASLEELGQLAEPPMTKDAVAGRIRRLLTMADRRAKELGVPDTAADAEVDDRE; translated from the coding sequence CTGTCGTTGACCGCTGAGGTCCGACAGGAACTGCTCCGCGTGACCGTGAGCCACCCGGCGGTCCTCACTGCGGAAGTAGCCTCCCTGCTGCGGTACACCTGCGCCCTGCACCTCGTCGACGGACAGATCGTCGTTGAGGCTGAGGTCGAGGGCTCCGGTACGGCCCGCCGCCTCGCCGCCGCGATCGAGGAACTGTTCCACCTCAGCGCCGAACCGGGGTCGGTTCCCCCGACACCGACGGCCGGAGAAGGAGGTGTACCGGGCGCCGCCGAGGATTCGGTCCGGCACCGGATGCGCTGGTCGACCGGTGGAACCGAACTGTCCCGACGCACCGGCCTGATTGACCGGGGCGGCCATCCGGTCCGCGGTCTGCCGCCGTACATCATCAACGGCACCGGGGAACAGTGCGCCGCAGCGTGGCGGGGTGCCTTCCTCGCCCACGGGTCTGTCGGGGATCCGGGGCGTCCCTCCGTCATGGAGGTCACCACCCCGAGCAACGAGGCGGCGGTCGCCTTGGTCGGGGCTGCCCGGCGGCTCGGGGTGACCGCCAAGACCCGGGAACTGCGCGGCATGTTCCGCGTCGTCGTCCGTGACCAGGAGGGTGTCGGATCGTTGCTGGAGCAGATGGGTGCCGTCCGTGCCCGAGCGCGGTGGGACGCGCTGTGTCGTGAACGGGAAGCGAAGGCCGGGTCCCACCGGCTCGCCAATTTCGACGACGCCAACCAACGCCGTTCGACCCGGGCGGCCGCGGCTGCCGCAACCCGGGTGGAACGCGCCTTGGCACTGCTGGGTGAGGACGTACCCGAGCATCTCTTCCAGGCGGGGAGCCTCCGGGTGAAACATCGGGAGGCATCACTGGAGGAACTCGGTCAGCTCGCGGAGCCCCCGATGACGAAGGACGCCGTGGCCGGTCGGATTCGCCGCCTGCTGACGATGGCGGACCGGCGGGCAAAGGAACTGGGGGTGCCGGACACCGCAGCCGATGCAGAGGTCGACGACCGTGAGTAG
- a CDS encoding gluconeogenesis factor YvcK family protein yields MTLADLSGVDDPGLPVEDISAAAGERTLRKVACLGGGHGLFATLRAARGAADHVTAVVTVADDGGSSGRMRRELGSLPPGDLRMALAALIRDTPRGHLWEKTLQHRFGGHGALAGHAVGNLILGGLTEVMGSSIAALDELAGLLGVRGRVVPMSPEPLDLEAEVQGLGDDPREVTAVRGQVAVASTIGQVRRVRLIPQDAPATDEAVQAILDADLVTLGPGSWFSSVIPHLLIPGIVDALVKTTATRVVIMNLVAESSETNGFSMERHIHMLVQHCPALRMDVVVVDERSVQSSRERRHLERAAERLGARVIYRDVREDDDRGRFTDRHSPSKLADVLREFGTVTGDSDREGDHHASHANDATVVDR; encoded by the coding sequence GTGACTCTCGCCGACCTCTCAGGAGTCGATGATCCCGGACTTCCCGTCGAAGATATCTCCGCCGCCGCCGGTGAGCGGACCCTGCGGAAGGTCGCCTGCCTCGGCGGTGGCCACGGTCTGTTCGCCACGCTGCGTGCCGCCCGCGGAGCCGCCGACCATGTCACTGCCGTGGTAACCGTCGCCGACGACGGTGGATCCTCCGGACGGATGCGCCGTGAACTCGGCTCCCTGCCCCCCGGGGACCTGCGCATGGCACTGGCCGCCCTGATCAGGGACACCCCCCGGGGTCACCTGTGGGAAAAGACCCTCCAGCACCGGTTCGGCGGGCACGGGGCACTGGCCGGCCACGCCGTCGGCAACCTCATCCTCGGCGGGCTCACCGAAGTCATGGGCTCCAGTATCGCGGCCCTCGATGAACTCGCCGGTCTGCTGGGCGTCCGGGGCCGCGTCGTGCCCATGTCCCCGGAGCCGTTGGACCTCGAGGCTGAGGTCCAGGGCCTCGGCGACGACCCGCGGGAGGTCACTGCCGTGCGCGGCCAGGTCGCTGTGGCGTCCACCATCGGCCAGGTCCGTCGCGTCCGGCTGATCCCGCAGGACGCCCCCGCCACCGATGAAGCCGTCCAGGCGATCCTCGACGCCGACCTCGTGACCCTCGGTCCCGGCTCCTGGTTCTCTTCGGTGATCCCGCACCTGCTGATCCCCGGCATCGTCGACGCCCTGGTGAAGACCACCGCGACCCGGGTGGTGATCATGAACCTCGTCGCCGAATCCAGTGAGACCAACGGCTTCTCCATGGAGCGCCACATCCACATGCTGGTGCAGCATTGCCCGGCCCTGCGGATGGACGTCGTCGTCGTTGACGAACGTTCCGTCCAGTCCTCCCGGGAACGCCGTCATCTCGAACGTGCCGCCGAACGGCTCGGAGCCCGGGTCATCTACCGCGACGTCCGTGAGGACGATGACCGTGGCAGATTCACCGACCGACATTCCCCCTCGAAGCTTGCCGATGTTCTCCGCGAATTCGGTACCGTCACCGGCGACAGCGACCGGGAAGGAGACCACCATGCCAGTCACGCCAACGACGCCACTGTCGTTGACCGCTGA
- the rapZ gene encoding RNase adapter RapZ → MDTHPASPADPRQEASLVLITGMSGAGRKEAATVLEEMGWYVADNLPPELIMRMVELSFESDSPVERLAIVTDVRSRDFVGSLTDVLTGLHDSGRRPVVLYLDADDATLVRRYGQVRRTHPLQGSDTLQAGIDRERDMLRGIRQRADVVIDTTGTSVHDLRRELEDYFTALTDHRERVTVQSFGFKNGAPRDLDLLFDARFLPNPYWEPELKEHSGLEPAVADYVLNRPEAEAYLDALVTVLVTALPGYRREGKRFITVGVGCTGGQHRSPALAEALSGRLRELADLDVRTVHRDLVRFEHRPGNGGDPQ, encoded by the coding sequence ATGGACACCCACCCCGCATCCCCAGCAGATCCACGGCAGGAGGCGTCCCTGGTCCTCATCACCGGAATGTCGGGCGCCGGCCGCAAGGAAGCCGCCACCGTTCTGGAGGAGATGGGCTGGTACGTCGCCGACAACCTTCCGCCCGAGCTCATCATGCGGATGGTGGAGCTCAGCTTTGAGTCGGATTCGCCGGTGGAGCGGCTCGCCATCGTCACCGATGTGCGCTCCCGCGACTTCGTCGGCTCGCTGACCGACGTCCTCACCGGCCTGCACGATTCAGGACGCCGCCCGGTGGTCCTCTACCTCGACGCCGATGACGCCACGCTGGTCCGCCGCTACGGCCAGGTCCGGCGCACCCACCCGCTGCAGGGCAGTGACACCCTGCAGGCCGGTATCGACCGGGAGCGCGACATGCTGCGCGGCATCCGACAGCGGGCGGACGTCGTCATCGACACGACCGGGACCAGCGTCCATGATCTGCGTCGTGAACTGGAGGACTATTTCACCGCCCTGACCGACCACCGTGAGCGCGTCACCGTGCAGTCCTTCGGCTTCAAGAACGGTGCACCCCGGGACCTTGACCTGCTGTTCGACGCCCGCTTCCTGCCGAACCCCTACTGGGAACCGGAGCTGAAGGAGCACAGCGGTCTGGAACCGGCGGTGGCGGACTACGTCCTCAACCGGCCCGAAGCTGAAGCCTACCTCGATGCCCTGGTGACCGTCCTCGTCACCGCCCTGCCCGGCTACCGTCGGGAAGGTAAACGCTTCATCACCGTCGGGGTGGGCTGTACCGGCGGTCAGCACCGCAGTCCGGCTCTCGCCGAGGCGCTGTCGGGACGGTTGCGGGAACTCGCTGATCTCGACGTCCGCACGGTCCACCGTGACCTGGTGCGCTTCGAGCACCGGCCGGGCAACGGTGGTGACCCCCAGTGA
- the uvrC gene encoding excinuclease ABC subunit UvrC: MADPSSYRPAPGTVPTSPGVYTFRDADDRVLYVGKAKNLRNRLANYFQDPAHLNPRIRTMVFAADHVQWTVVSSELEALNLEYTWIKKFAPRFNVMYRDDKTYPMLAVSVKEQYPRAFLYRGPRRKGVRYFGPYPKAWAIRETLESLTRVFPVRTCTTGVYRRHEQLGRPCLLGYIDRCSAPCVGRISPSQHMDLVDGFCSFLAGGTTEKVMRDVRREMEAAAENLDFERAASLRDQLTAMDSAMEKQAVVFSDSTDADVIAVAGDDLETAVQIFHVRGGRIRGQRGWVVETTDAGDATPALLADFLTQFYGQSAELADATESAVGGNSRAAASREVTLEPVPREILVPVTPEDADGLASWLTGLRGARVELRTPQRGDKRALMETATENAQQALRQHKLARVGDITARSSALEELREALWMDEPPLRIECTDISHIQGTDVVASLVVFEDGLPRKSDYRRYRIREAAGDGHSDDVASIAEVVRRRFQRYREDRSAVPAGDDAGDRLDGEVSVADVEKGAKRFAYPPQLFIVDGGRPQVEAAQAVLDELGVTDVTLVGIAKRLEELWVPGEEYPVIIARNSPALYLVQQIRDEAHRFAITFHRASRGKRMTRSVLDDVPGLGPKRRSQLVAAFGSVAKVREAGEDAVAALPGFGPKLAASVMAALGPATEPSTEPTTGPEPPTDS, from the coding sequence ATGGCCGACCCCTCCTCCTACCGCCCGGCACCGGGAACAGTCCCGACCTCCCCGGGCGTCTACACCTTCCGCGACGCCGATGACCGCGTGCTTTACGTCGGCAAGGCGAAGAACCTGCGCAACCGGCTGGCCAACTACTTCCAGGACCCGGCGCACCTCAATCCGCGGATCCGCACCATGGTCTTTGCCGCCGACCATGTCCAGTGGACCGTGGTCTCCAGCGAACTGGAGGCACTGAACCTCGAGTACACGTGGATCAAGAAGTTCGCCCCGCGGTTCAACGTCATGTACCGCGACGACAAGACCTACCCCATGCTCGCGGTCAGCGTGAAGGAACAGTATCCGCGGGCATTCCTCTACCGGGGACCGCGCAGAAAAGGTGTGCGCTACTTCGGCCCGTACCCGAAGGCCTGGGCGATCCGCGAAACCCTCGAATCCCTCACCCGGGTCTTCCCGGTCCGTACCTGCACCACCGGGGTTTACCGACGCCATGAACAGCTCGGCCGCCCCTGCCTGCTGGGCTACATCGACCGCTGTTCCGCGCCCTGCGTCGGCCGGATCTCACCGTCCCAGCACATGGACCTCGTCGACGGCTTCTGCTCCTTCCTCGCCGGCGGCACCACGGAGAAGGTCATGCGGGACGTCCGCCGCGAGATGGAGGCCGCCGCGGAGAACCTCGACTTCGAACGTGCGGCGTCCCTGCGCGACCAGCTCACCGCCATGGACTCCGCCATGGAGAAGCAGGCCGTGGTCTTCTCTGACAGCACCGACGCCGACGTCATCGCCGTGGCCGGTGACGATCTGGAGACCGCCGTGCAGATCTTCCACGTCCGTGGCGGACGCATCCGCGGTCAACGCGGCTGGGTCGTCGAAACCACCGACGCCGGGGACGCGACCCCGGCACTGTTGGCGGACTTCCTCACCCAGTTCTACGGCCAGTCCGCCGAACTGGCGGACGCCACGGAGTCTGCGGTGGGTGGCAACTCGCGGGCCGCGGCGTCCCGCGAAGTGACCCTGGAACCGGTACCGCGCGAGATTCTCGTCCCCGTCACCCCGGAGGACGCTGACGGACTCGCCTCCTGGCTCACCGGCCTGCGCGGAGCCCGGGTCGAACTCCGCACCCCGCAGCGCGGCGACAAGCGGGCGCTGATGGAGACCGCGACGGAGAACGCCCAACAGGCACTGCGCCAGCACAAGCTGGCCCGTGTCGGCGATATCACCGCCCGATCCTCGGCGCTGGAGGAGCTGCGCGAGGCGCTGTGGATGGACGAACCACCGCTGCGTATCGAATGCACCGACATCTCCCACATCCAGGGCACGGACGTGGTCGCCAGCCTCGTCGTCTTCGAGGACGGACTGCCGCGCAAGTCCGACTACCGGCGCTACCGGATCCGCGAGGCCGCCGGTGACGGTCACTCCGATGACGTCGCCTCCATCGCCGAGGTCGTCCGCCGGCGGTTCCAGCGCTACCGCGAGGACAGGTCTGCCGTCCCCGCCGGTGATGACGCCGGTGACCGGCTCGACGGCGAGGTCTCCGTCGCTGACGTGGAGAAGGGCGCGAAGCGGTTCGCCTACCCGCCGCAGCTGTTCATCGTCGACGGCGGACGCCCGCAGGTCGAGGCCGCCCAGGCGGTGCTCGATGAGCTGGGGGTGACTGACGTGACCCTCGTCGGCATCGCCAAGCGGCTGGAGGAATTGTGGGTGCCGGGGGAGGAGTACCCGGTGATCATCGCCCGCAACTCCCCGGCGCTGTATCTCGTCCAGCAGATCCGTGACGAGGCGCACCGCTTCGCCATCACCTTCCACCGGGCCAGCCGGGGCAAACGGATGACCCGCTCGGTCCTCGACGATGTGCCGGGTCTGGGACCGAAGCGCCGGTCCCAGCTCGTGGCCGCATTCGGGTCGGTGGCGAAGGTGCGGGAGGCGGGGGAGGACGCCGTCGCCGCACTGCCCGGGTTCGGGCCGAAGCTCGCGGCGTCCGTCATGGCGGCCCTCGGGCCCGCCACTGAACCATCTACCGAACCAACTACCGGACCTGAGCCGCCGACCGACAGTTAG
- a CDS encoding PH domain-containing protein, whose protein sequence is MSTADSTAKTTAKSTAPSGGDTWLLTVKSPYLRKVAWILVVLIMIVHIFMAIVSTIGDTGATVDMVDQFAFVGLGLIFSAAALTLTRARVRVNPRGVEVRNVAGAKFYPWQMIYGLSFPRNSRWARLELPDFEFVPMMAFQIGDKTTVAANVEAFRQLEDRYMPDE, encoded by the coding sequence GTGAGCACGGCTGATTCCACTGCGAAAACCACTGCGAAGTCCACGGCGCCCTCCGGCGGCGACACCTGGCTGCTGACCGTCAAGTCCCCGTACCTGCGGAAGGTCGCCTGGATCCTGGTCGTGCTGATCATGATCGTGCACATCTTCATGGCCATCGTCTCCACCATCGGCGATACCGGCGCCACCGTCGACATGGTCGATCAGTTCGCCTTCGTCGGCCTGGGTCTGATCTTCTCCGCCGCCGCCCTGACCCTGACCCGGGCCCGTGTCCGCGTCAACCCCCGTGGGGTGGAGGTCCGCAACGTCGCCGGAGCGAAGTTCTACCCCTGGCAGATGATCTACGGTCTGTCCTTCCCACGGAACTCCCGCTGGGCCCGCCTGGAACTCCCGGACTTCGAGTTCGTCCCGATGATGGCCTTCCAGATCGGTGACAAGACCACCGTCGCCGCCAATGTCGAGGCCTTCCGCCAGCTCGAGGACCGCTACATGCCCGACGAGTAG
- the ribH gene encoding 6,7-dimethyl-8-ribityllumazine synthase, whose product MPAHGLAEITLRPGSGEGFRLAVISASWNAEITDRLHDHAVTALKELGASVDEWRVAGCVELPVAVQEALTTHDAVVATGCVIRGETAHFDYVCQSVTDGLTRVALDSGKPVGNGVLTVENQDQAVARSGVEGASEDKGADAARAALHTLLVLRSIRARG is encoded by the coding sequence ATGCCTGCACACGGCCTCGCCGAGATCACCCTGCGCCCCGGCTCCGGTGAAGGTTTCCGCCTCGCCGTGATTTCCGCGTCTTGGAACGCCGAGATCACTGACCGGCTGCACGACCACGCCGTCACCGCGCTGAAGGAGCTCGGCGCGTCCGTCGACGAATGGCGCGTCGCCGGCTGCGTGGAACTGCCTGTCGCCGTTCAGGAGGCGCTGACGACCCATGACGCGGTCGTCGCCACCGGGTGCGTCATCCGTGGGGAGACCGCCCACTTCGACTACGTCTGCCAGTCGGTGACCGACGGGCTGACCCGGGTGGCCCTCGACAGCGGGAAGCCCGTCGGCAACGGCGTGCTCACCGTGGAGAACCAGGACCAGGCTGTCGCCCGGTCCGGCGTCGAGGGGGCCAGCGAGGACAAGGGGGCCGATGCCGCACGCGCCGCCCTGCACACCCTGCTCGTCCTGCGCAGCATCCGTGCCCGGGGGTAG
- a CDS encoding bifunctional 3,4-dihydroxy-2-butanone-4-phosphate synthase/GTP cyclohydrolase II, whose product MSESAQRTSLLDPVEDAIADIAAGKAVVVVDDEDRENEGDIIFAAELATPELIAFTVKHSSGYICATLTNADADRLGLPPMVARNEDVRGTAYTVTVDAAEGITTGISAVDRSNTIRKLADPASTRDTFHRPGHVVPLRAKDGGVLERVGHTEASVDLAKAAGLAPSGVLCEVVSEEDPTGMARLPELRRFCDRHGLALISIEQLAEWRRVNTQIVTREVETRLPTAHGDFRAVAYRGVVDGVEHIALIVGDPASNGGEDVLVRVHSECLTGDVFGSRRCDCGEQLTAAMDEISASGRGVLVYLRGQEGRGIGLLPKLTAYNLQDRGLDTVDANTAQGLPVDSREYSAAAQILRDLGVTSVALLSNNPAKRNDLERHGVTVARRVPIDLPANPENEAYLRTKRDRMGHQLDSLTN is encoded by the coding sequence GTGAGCGAGTCCGCACAGCGCACCTCTCTGCTCGACCCCGTCGAGGACGCCATCGCCGACATCGCCGCCGGTAAAGCTGTCGTCGTCGTCGATGACGAGGACCGGGAGAACGAGGGCGACATTATCTTCGCCGCCGAACTCGCCACCCCGGAGCTCATCGCCTTCACGGTGAAGCACTCCTCCGGCTACATCTGCGCCACCCTCACCAACGCGGACGCCGACCGGCTCGGCCTGCCCCCGATGGTCGCCCGCAACGAGGACGTCCGCGGCACCGCCTACACCGTCACCGTCGACGCCGCCGAGGGCATCACCACCGGCATCAGCGCCGTCGACCGGTCCAACACCATCCGCAAGCTCGCTGATCCGGCGTCCACCCGCGACACCTTCCACCGCCCCGGGCACGTCGTCCCGCTGCGCGCCAAAGACGGTGGCGTCCTCGAACGCGTCGGGCACACCGAGGCCTCCGTCGACCTGGCGAAGGCCGCCGGCCTCGCCCCGTCCGGCGTCCTCTGCGAGGTCGTCTCCGAGGAGGATCCGACGGGCATGGCCCGCCTGCCGGAGCTGCGCCGCTTCTGCGACCGGCACGGCCTCGCCCTCATCTCCATCGAGCAGCTCGCCGAGTGGCGCCGGGTGAACACCCAGATCGTCACCCGCGAGGTCGAGACCCGACTGCCTACCGCTCACGGCGACTTCCGTGCTGTGGCCTACCGCGGCGTGGTCGACGGAGTGGAGCACATCGCCCTCATCGTCGGGGACCCGGCATCCAACGGTGGGGAGGACGTCCTCGTGCGCGTCCACTCCGAATGCCTCACCGGCGACGTCTTCGGCTCCCGACGCTGCGACTGCGGCGAACAGCTCACCGCGGCCATGGACGAGATCTCTGCCTCCGGACGCGGTGTCCTCGTCTACCTGCGCGGCCAGGAAGGACGCGGTATCGGCCTGCTGCCCAAACTCACCGCCTACAACCTGCAGGACCGCGGGCTCGACACCGTCGACGCGAACACCGCCCAGGGCCTCCCCGTCGACTCCCGCGAGTACAGTGCCGCCGCCCAGATCCTCCGCGACCTCGGCGTCACCTCTGTCGCCCTGTTATCCAACAACCCCGCCAAGCGGAATGACCTGGAACGCCACGGCGTGACCGTCGCCCGTCGCGTGCCGATCGACCTGCCAGCCAACCCGGAGAACGAGGCCTACCTGCGCACCAAGCGCGACCGGATGGGCCACCAGCTCGACTCGCTGACGAACTGA
- a CDS encoding riboflavin synthase, producing MFTGIVEETGTVAAVDRTEDAQRLHITCSTVLEDVTHGASIAVNGVCLTVTEFDSSGFWADCMQVTLDYTAIGGLTPGDRVNLERATATGGRLGGHIVQGHVDGTATLESRTPGSEWDVLRFRLDNPDLARYVAKKGSITVNGTSLTVAEVGPVTDPWFEVSLIPVTLAETVLGDLTPGDHVNIECDVLAKYTERLLEAVSGETTEGTTK from the coding sequence ATGTTCACCGGAATCGTCGAGGAGACGGGCACGGTCGCGGCAGTCGACCGCACCGAAGACGCCCAACGCCTCCACATCACCTGCAGCACCGTGCTGGAAGACGTCACCCACGGCGCGTCCATCGCCGTCAACGGGGTCTGCCTCACCGTCACCGAATTCGACAGCTCCGGCTTCTGGGCCGACTGCATGCAGGTCACTCTCGACTACACCGCCATCGGCGGCCTCACCCCCGGCGACCGGGTGAACCTTGAACGCGCCACCGCCACCGGAGGCCGCCTCGGCGGCCATATCGTCCAGGGCCACGTCGACGGCACCGCCACCCTCGAATCCCGCACCCCGGGCAGCGAATGGGACGTCCTGCGCTTCCGCCTCGACAACCCCGATCTCGCCCGCTACGTCGCCAAGAAGGGCAGCATCACGGTCAACGGCACCTCGCTGACCGTCGCCGAAGTCGGCCCCGTCACCGACCCGTGGTTCGAGGTCTCCCTCATCCCCGTCACCCTCGCCGAGACCGTCCTCGGTGACCTCACCCCCGGCGACCACGTCAACATCGAATGTGACGTCCTCGCCAAGTACACCGAACGGCTGCTCGAAGCGGTGTCCGGAGAAACCACGGAAGGAACCACCAAGTGA